In one window of Arachis ipaensis cultivar K30076 chromosome B06, Araip1.1, whole genome shotgun sequence DNA:
- the LOC107646801 gene encoding uncharacterized protein LOC107646801 produces the protein MKSDLGGVGTLKIKEEWKWKCSGLSGESAKGFRDYWFLEGVNDVIVVGACELFYSISDLKAPLHYTFEMKDLDSLSYFIGLEVIYSDDGIYLFQTKYAYDLLARAGITDSCTESTPLELDVRFTPLDGTILDNPILYRQLVRGFVYLIVTRPDIAYLVHVLSQFFSTPHTTHYATAGNPTDRRSTTGYYLFLGDSLIS, from the exons ATGAAATCTGACCTTGGAGGTGTTGGAACCTTGAAAATTAAGGAAGAGTGGAAGTGGAAGTGTTCCGGGTTGAGcggagaatcggccaag GGATTTCGTGATTATTGGTTTTTAGAGGGTGTAAATGATGTTATTGTTGTTGGTGCATGTGAATT GTTTTACAGTATCTCTGATCTTAAAGCACCCCTTCACTAtacttttgagatgaaagatcttgattctcttagttattTTATTGGCCTTGAAGTCATATACTCAGATGACGGTATCTATCTCTTTCAAACTAAGTATGCTTATGATCTTCTTGCTCGAGCTGGAATTACAGATAGTTGCACTGAATCTACTCCTCTTGAGCTTGATGTTCGGTTTACTCCTTTAGATGGAACTATTTTGGATAATCCTATTCTTTATCGACAGTTAGTTAGAGGTTTCGTCTACTTGATCGTCACAcgaccagacatcgcctatctAGTCCATGTTCTTAGCCAGTTCTTTTCAACTCCTCATACTACTCACTATGCAACA GCTGGTaatcccactgatcgtcgttctactactggttattatttgtttcttggtGACTCTCTCATTTCCTAG
- the LOC107646800 gene encoding extensin-2-like encodes MSQLWKLVCVLVVIVVAISVPLSDASRTVLEDYYQLPSTPHDDDYDYYSPSPSPSSYEEDDEFVYNDDNDYYYSPAPAPSTSYQDELYDDYYYSPAPSPSYIDDDHGDYDYDNYSPSPSPSYEDEFGYNDDYYYSPSPSPSYEDDYYYTLAPAPSNDDEFYDDDDDDDYYYPAPSPSPFQDELDYYSSAPSPSNSQEENVLFDGEYYSPSRSQASQANYLDDNEETLSPTVMSTETTNDDDAEAEAEADEDDPATEVVVPNNNNNDDGGEVMNNEQYVEDEKKSNNNNNNNKRAIGYAMVGICLAGLGVLIYKKHKNNNQRRNNHPMYVQLSQNRDFA; translated from the coding sequence ATGTCTCAGCTGTGGAAACTAGTCTGTGTGCTGGTTGTTATTGTAGTAGCCATCAGTGTCCCTTTAAGCGATGCTTCTCGCACAGTCCTAGAAGATTATTATCAACTTCCTTCTACACCTCACGACGATGATTACGATTATTACTCTCCTTCTCCATCTCCTAGTTCATacgaagaagatgatgaatttgTGTATAATGATGACaatgattattattattctcCTGCGCCTGCGCCTTCTACTTCCTATCAAGATGAACTTTACGACGATTATTATTACTCCCCTGCCCCATCTCCTTCATACATAGACGATGACCATGGCGATTATGATTATGATAATTACTCCCCTTCCCCTTCTCCTTCGTATGAAGATGAGTTTGGGTACAATGATGATTATTACTACTCTCCTTCTCCTTCACCTTCTTACGAGGATGATTATTACTATACTCTTGCTCCTGCTCCTTCAAATGACGATGAATTctacgatgatgatgatgatgatgattattactACCCTGCTCCATCTCCTTCTCCATTCCAAGATGAATTGGATTATTACTCCTCTGCACCTTCTCCTTCGAATTCACAAGAGGAAAACGTGCTCTTTGATGGTGAATATTACTCTCCCTCTCGATCACAGGCGTCACAAGCTAATTACCTTGACGACAATGAAGAAACTCTTAGTCCTACAGTAATGTCCACGGAAACTACTAATGATGATGACGCGGAAGCAGAAGCTGAAGCTGATGAAGATGATCCCGCTACTGAAGTAGTAgtacctaataataataataatgatgatggcgGTGAAGTGATGAATAACGAGCAATACGTTGAGGATGAGAAGaagagtaataataataataataataacaaaagagCGATTGGGTATGCGATGGTGGGAATATGTTTGGCTGGATTGGGAGTACTAATTTACAAGAAGCACAAGAACAACAACCAGAGGCGCAACAACCACCCCATGTATGTACAGTTGTCTCAAAATAGGGACTTTGCTTAA